One region of Miscanthus floridulus cultivar M001 chromosome 19, ASM1932011v1, whole genome shotgun sequence genomic DNA includes:
- the LOC136529096 gene encoding uncharacterized protein isoform X2 gives MQMCPSWCATHRDCWAAIVDKWVSVEWRERHALRRECRLQMGGPAHHQGNRPLSSYAQAWSQSHDGQECNEFMAYAMAHKGKATAPDTVYNPEDGPEAYSNTSVHSKLTDYALSARERHGEDFDPATQPLDADLMMRLGGGKQHGRYWMASNMVDSTSVPNLAQIRAQSTSSSVPIRPRQASTLQQMAALQATVERMEAEREAERVERERERAQREAERAEWEVLRAQRAAEAQRMQDMFSFMSSLGTTLPGVVVPQSLLAPVVPPTPLALSTPVSIYMVDQVL, from the exons atgcagatgtgtccttcttggtgcgccacccacagagactgttgggcggccatcgtggacaagtgggtctccgttgagtggagggagaggcatgccctccgtcgggagtgccgcctgcagatgggtgggccggcgcaccaccaaggcaaccggcccctcagttcgtacgcccaggcctgg tcccagtcgcatgatggccaggaatgcaacgagttcatggcgtacgccatggcacacaagggcaaggcgacagccccggacaccgtctacaacccggaggacgggcccgaggcgtacagcaacacGAGTGTCCACAGCAAGCTCACCGACTATGCCTTGTCGGCCCGCGAgcggcatggggaggacttcgaccccGCCACCCAGCCCCTTGATGCCGACCTCatgatgaggctcggaggagggaagcagcatggccggtactggatggcctccaacatggtcgactcgacctctgtgcccaacctcgcccagatccgagcacagagcacgagctcctccgtccccattcgacctcggcaggcgagcacactgcagcagatggcggcactccag gccactgtggagaggatggaggccgagagggaggccgagagggtcgagagggagagggagagggcccagagggaggccgagagggccgagtgggaggtcctgagggcccagagggcggccgaggcgcagaggatgcaggacatgttctcattcatgtcgagcctcggcaccactctcccgggtgtggtggtgccccagtcgctgctcgctccagttgtgcctcctactcctctggctctaagcactccggtgagtatatatatggttgatcaagtcctttag
- the LOC136526397 gene encoding serine/threonine-protein phosphatase BSL2 homolog, producing MDVDSRMTTESDSDAAAAVAHGGSAGGSGSGSETSLSSAPSTPRTPGMPAAAPNLAVAGAAGPRPAPGYTVVNTVIEKKEDGPGCRCGHTLTAVPAVGEEGTPGYIGLRLILFGGAAALEGSSATPPSSAGSAGILRKLMMV from the exons ATGGACGTGGACTCGCGCATGACGACGGAGTCCGACTCCGACGCGGCGGCCGCGGTCGCCCACGGGGGCAGCGCCGGAGGCTCGGGGTCCGGGAGCGAGACCTCGTTGTCGTCCGCGCCCTCGACGCCTAGGACACCAGGGATGCCCGCAGCGGCCCCGAATCTGGCGGTGGCCGGCGCTGCGGGGCCGAGACCAGCGCCCGGGTACACGGTGGTGAACACGGTGATCGAGAAGAAGGAGGACGGGCCAGGGTGCCGATGCGGGCACACGCTCACGGCGGTGCCGGCTGTCGGGGAGGAGGGCACGCCCGGGTATATCGGACTGCGGCTGATCCTGTTTGGTGGGGCCGCCGCGCTCGAAGGGAGCTCTGCCACACCGCCCTCTTCGGCCGGGAGCGCGGGGATCC TTAGAAAACTGATGATGGTATGA
- the LOC136529096 gene encoding uncharacterized protein isoform X1, giving the protein MACRCVLLGAPPTETVGRPSWTSGSPLSGGRGMPSVGSAACRWVGRRTTKATGPSVRTPRPGYTLRTYLFICSNTQFSLLLIVFVFSLQSQSHDGQECNEFMAYAMAHKGKATAPDTVYNPEDGPEAYSNTSVHSKLTDYALSARERHGEDFDPATQPLDADLMMRLGGGKQHGRYWMASNMVDSTSVPNLAQIRAQSTSSSVPIRPRQASTLQQMAALQATVERMEAEREAERVERERERAQREAERAEWEVLRAQRAAEAQRMQDMFSFMSSLGTTLPGVVVPQSLLAPVVPPTPLALSTPVSIYMVDQVL; this is encoded by the exons atggcatgcagatgtgtccttcttggtgcgccacccacagagactgttgggcggccatcgtggacaagtgggtctccgttgagtggagggagaggcatgccctccgtcgggagtgccgcctgcagatgggtgggccggcgcaccaccaaggcaaccggcccctcagttcgtacgcccaggcctgggtacacgctacgcacttatttatttatttgttctaacactcaattctcattacttctaatcgtctttgtgttttccttgcagtcccagtcgcatgatggccaggaatgcaacgagttcatggcgtacgccatggcacacaagggcaaggcgacagccccggacaccgtctacaacccggaggacgggcccgaggcgtacagcaacacGAGTGTCCACAGCAAGCTCACCGACTATGCCTTGTCGGCCCGCGAgcggcatggggaggacttcgaccccGCCACCCAGCCCCTTGATGCCGACCTCatgatgaggctcggaggagggaagcagcatggccggtactggatggcctccaacatggtcgactcgacctctgtgcccaacctcgcccagatccgagcacagagcacgagctcctccgtccccattcgacctcggcaggcgagcacactgcagcagatggcggcactccag gccactgtggagaggatggaggccgagagggaggccgagagggtcgagagggagagggagagggcccagagggaggccgagagggccgagtgggaggtcctgagggcccagagggcggccgaggcgcagaggatgcaggacatgttctcattcatgtcgagcctcggcaccactctcccgggtgtggtggtgccccagtcgctgctcgctccagttgtgcctcctactcctctggctctaagcactccggtgagtatatatatggttgatcaagtcctttag
- the LOC136526398 gene encoding uncharacterized protein has protein sequence MKTLIPVTLAATDDDNSRQWRSFFDLTFKKFNLVSHVDGSVAVAAMLNDPEWLHRLTPAYSGLYSTVSKEIWSDVYKPNAFAYAAWMAITGQFLDNSLQRAIYAQQEFHNLFQGDMVIGEYCGRLKRLANTLYDCGTVVSDPTLIINTLRGLRKVGGGVMVESTPMA, from the coding sequence ATGAAAACCTTGATCCCAGTCACCCTCGCTGCGACGGACGACGACAACTCCCGGCAGTGGCGGTCCTTCTTCGACCTCACCTTCAAAAAGTTCAACCTCGTCAGCCATGTTGATGGCTcagtcgccgtcgccgccatgcTCAACGATCCGGAGTGGCTCCACAGATTGACTCCTGCATATTCTGGGCTCTACTCCACCGTGTCCAAGGAAATTTGGAGCGACGTCTACAAGCCGAACGCCTTTGCCTACGCGGCATGGATGGCAATCACCGGGCAATTCCTCGACAACAGCCTCCAGCGTGCCATCTACGCCCAACAGGAGTTCCACAACCTGTTCCAGGGGGACATGGTCATCGGCGAGTACTGCGGCCGCCTCAAACGCCTCGCCAACACCCTCTATGACTGTGGCACCGTCGTCTCCGACCCGACTCTCATCATCAACACCCTACGTGGCTTGAGGAAGGTAGGTGGCGGCGTCATGGTGGAGAGTACGCCGATGGCCTGA